In Phreatobacter cathodiphilus, the genomic window CCGCGCCCGCCCGAGCGCGAAAACCGCGTCCATCAGCCGCCGGCCGATGCCGCGACGCTGCAGCGCCGGCGTCACGCCGAGATTGTCGATGTAGAGCTCGTCCGGCATGTCGGGGTGGCGGTGGATGACGGCGGCCACCTGCCCCACCACCTCGCCGTCCCGCAGCGCCAGAACCATGATGTGGTCCTTCGAGCCGAGATAGGCTGCGAGCCGCTCCGGCATGACCGCGCCGTCGAAGACCTCCGGCGCCACCCGCGCGAACAGCGCGCGGTCGGCAGGTCCGACCGCCCGGATCTCGACAGCCTCCGCGTCCCGGTCCTCAGCCACCGGTGACGCGCGCGACGACGTCGGCCGCCGTCAGCATCTCGCGTTCGCCGGTGGCGCGCAGCTTCATCTCCACCTTGCCTTCGGCGAGGCCGCGCGGGCCGATCATCACCTGGTAGGGGATGCCGATGAGGTCGGCGGTGGCGAACTTGGCGCCCGGACGGTCGTCGCGGTCGTCGTAGAGCACGTCCACGCCCTTGGCGGAGAGCGTGCGGTAGAGCTCCTCGCAGGCCGCGTCGCAGGCGCTATCGCCCTGCTTGAGGTTCATCACCGAGACGGTGAAGGGCGCCACCG contains:
- a CDS encoding GNAT family N-acetyltransferase, with protein sequence MAEDRDAEAVEIRAVGPADRALFARVAPEVFDGAVMPERLAAYLGSKDHIMVLALRDGEVVGQVAAVIHRHPDMPDELYIDNLGVTPALQRRGIGRRLMDAVFALGRARGCEEAWVATEFDNRPARALYTRLGPVEDEPVAFYLYEL